The following coding sequences lie in one Myxococcus xanthus genomic window:
- a CDS encoding HU family DNA-binding protein: MTKAELVEVVAAQTRLTKKSAAQILDIVFTNIGKAVKKDARFSYPGFGTWSVRSRKARKIRNPQTNEMMKLKASKTIGFRPAKELKNSL, encoded by the coding sequence ATGACCAAGGCAGAACTCGTCGAGGTGGTGGCGGCGCAGACACGTCTCACCAAGAAGTCGGCGGCGCAGATCCTCGACATCGTCTTCACCAATATCGGTAAGGCGGTGAAGAAGGACGCCCGCTTCAGCTACCCCGGCTTTGGAACCTGGTCGGTTCGGTCGCGCAAGGCTCGCAAGATTCGCAACCCCCAGACCAACGAGATGATGAAGCTCAAGGCGTCGAAGACGATCGGCTTCCGGCCCGCCAAGGAGTTGAAGAACTCCCTCTAG
- a CDS encoding alpha/beta fold hydrolase — MDSSQWVVWVLVAGVALVLWNVLWVVAVRRWYRPRAELPQVLRARCEDGWELVIHARRAAVRRFEEPVLLCHGLAANRFTFDFEPPYSVAHYLTEAGFDCFSVEWRGTGHSRRPPRGRRYTDFTIDDHILQDGPALLELALKETGAKRAFWLGHSLGGLVGYGVAQGPHGEKLAGLLALGAPVHFKSEPFLRTLISMGVRAAWPARFRQEWMSASLAPFLGYVTLPLSDLLVNPEHIPPRIQRQVYANMMSSMSRKVLLQFQDWIEHDMFRSFDRTKDWRAGIAQLQLPLLVMGGSSDRLATPTNVESQFALATAPDRTLHIFGTDHGDKMNYGHGDLIFGTGAPTEVYPVIREWLERHASALPAAITDPAPDPVEEEPREPERSVP, encoded by the coding sequence ATGGACTCTTCGCAGTGGGTGGTGTGGGTACTGGTCGCTGGGGTCGCACTCGTTCTGTGGAACGTCCTTTGGGTCGTGGCCGTGCGACGATGGTACCGACCCAGGGCGGAGTTGCCCCAGGTCCTCCGCGCCCGCTGCGAGGACGGATGGGAGCTGGTGATTCACGCGCGACGCGCGGCCGTGCGCCGGTTCGAGGAACCCGTGCTGCTGTGCCACGGGCTCGCGGCGAACCGGTTCACCTTCGACTTCGAGCCCCCCTACTCCGTCGCGCACTACCTGACCGAAGCGGGTTTCGACTGCTTCAGCGTCGAGTGGCGCGGCACCGGGCACTCACGCCGGCCGCCTCGAGGCCGGAGGTACACGGACTTCACCATCGACGACCACATCCTCCAGGATGGACCCGCGCTGTTGGAGCTGGCGTTGAAGGAGACGGGTGCGAAACGCGCCTTCTGGCTCGGCCATTCCCTGGGCGGGCTGGTGGGCTACGGCGTCGCGCAAGGCCCGCACGGGGAGAAGCTTGCGGGGTTGCTCGCGCTGGGCGCTCCCGTGCACTTCAAGTCGGAGCCCTTCCTGCGCACGCTCATCTCCATGGGCGTCCGTGCCGCCTGGCCCGCACGCTTCCGGCAGGAGTGGATGAGCGCCAGCCTCGCGCCCTTCCTGGGCTACGTCACCCTGCCCCTGTCGGACCTGCTGGTGAACCCCGAGCACATCCCTCCGCGCATCCAGCGGCAGGTCTACGCGAACATGATGTCGTCGATGAGCCGCAAGGTGCTGCTTCAGTTCCAGGACTGGATTGAGCACGACATGTTCCGCTCCTTCGACCGCACGAAGGACTGGCGCGCCGGTATCGCACAGCTCCAGCTTCCGCTGCTCGTCATGGGCGGCAGTTCGGACCGACTGGCCACGCCGACCAACGTGGAGTCGCAGTTCGCGCTCGCCACCGCGCCCGACCGCACGCTCCACATCTTCGGCACGGACCACGGCGACAAGATGAACTACGGGCACGGGGACCTCATCTTCGGCACCGGCGCGCCGACCGAAGTCTACCCCGTCATCCGCGAGTGGCTGGAGCGACATGCCTCCGCCCTGCCCGCCGCCATCACCGACCCCGCTCCCGACCCAGTGGAAGAGGAGCCTCGCGAGCCGGAGCGCTCCGTCCCCTGA
- the def gene encoding peptide deformylase, protein MVREILIWPDPVLKQKAKPVAKVDDSTRTLVKDMFETMYSAEGVGLAAPQIGVLQRVIVLDTTHSQPELKPIAMINPEIIAMEGDTTYNEGCLSIPGEAADVDRAAVVTVKFLDPDGQEQTLRCDGLLSIAVQHETDHLDGTVFVDHISSLKREFIRKRMKRLKTSREREASAPASP, encoded by the coding sequence ATGGTCCGCGAGATCCTCATCTGGCCCGACCCTGTCCTGAAGCAGAAGGCCAAGCCGGTGGCGAAGGTGGATGACTCCACCCGCACGCTGGTGAAGGACATGTTCGAAACGATGTACTCCGCTGAAGGCGTGGGCCTGGCCGCCCCGCAAATCGGCGTGCTCCAGCGCGTCATCGTGCTGGACACCACGCACAGCCAGCCGGAGCTGAAGCCCATTGCGATGATCAATCCGGAGATCATCGCCATGGAAGGCGACACGACCTACAACGAAGGCTGCCTGTCCATCCCCGGCGAGGCCGCGGATGTCGACCGGGCCGCCGTGGTCACCGTGAAGTTCCTGGACCCGGACGGCCAGGAGCAGACGCTGCGCTGTGACGGGCTGCTGTCCATCGCGGTGCAGCACGAGACGGACCACCTCGACGGCACCGTCTTCGTGGACCACATCTCGTCCCTGAAGCGCGAGTTCATCCGCAAGCGGATGAAGCGCCTCAAGACTTCGCGCGAGCGCGAGGCGAGCGCGCCGGCGTCTCCGTAG
- a CDS encoding M23 family metallopeptidase: MRRLSLLAFATACACATRGAEPKMSFEELYATSASRSRAPDAAPAPLRVRPPAPETAPELHAVLAAFASRAQGLRQQVARGGTMPAAQVENWEQVTFALDGFLSRPSAPRVGSGDLLQAQSVLEAELERDGFTYGDMPAPLAEAVVLRVGRLALRTAELRRLEQPPEPAEDALPRFSWPVAPVSVTSLFGYRWHPVTGVHRRHLGVDLAATQGQPIYTADKGVVLRAGHNGDHGLQVEVQHEGRWVTRYSHLSRVLVDPGEVLERGNAVGLAGETGLATGVHLHFELWRDGQPMDPLEALGDAEPPPEPVPSVARGPVSR; the protein is encoded by the coding sequence GTGCGCCGCCTCAGCCTCCTCGCCTTCGCTACAGCTTGTGCCTGCGCTACCCGTGGCGCGGAGCCGAAGATGAGTTTCGAGGAACTCTACGCCACCTCGGCTTCACGGTCGCGCGCGCCAGATGCAGCGCCAGCGCCCCTCCGAGTGCGACCGCCCGCGCCTGAGACTGCTCCGGAGCTGCATGCCGTGCTCGCCGCCTTCGCGTCGCGAGCACAGGGCCTTCGTCAGCAGGTGGCGCGAGGCGGGACGATGCCCGCCGCCCAGGTGGAGAACTGGGAGCAGGTGACCTTCGCATTGGACGGCTTCCTGTCGCGTCCCTCGGCGCCGCGCGTCGGCTCGGGTGATTTGCTGCAGGCCCAGAGCGTCCTGGAAGCCGAGCTGGAGCGGGACGGCTTCACCTATGGCGACATGCCGGCCCCGCTGGCCGAGGCGGTGGTGTTGCGCGTGGGCCGACTGGCGCTGCGCACCGCCGAGCTGCGCCGCCTGGAGCAGCCGCCCGAGCCGGCCGAGGATGCGCTTCCGCGCTTCTCCTGGCCGGTGGCGCCGGTGTCCGTCACCAGCCTCTTCGGCTACCGCTGGCACCCCGTGACAGGCGTGCACCGGCGCCACCTGGGCGTCGACCTGGCCGCGACGCAAGGCCAGCCCATCTACACGGCGGACAAGGGCGTGGTGCTGCGTGCGGGCCACAATGGCGACCATGGCCTCCAGGTGGAGGTCCAGCATGAGGGTCGCTGGGTGACGCGCTACAGCCACTTGTCCCGCGTGCTGGTGGACCCTGGCGAGGTGCTGGAGCGAGGCAACGCCGTGGGGCTGGCCGGGGAGACAGGGCTGGCCACCGGCGTCCACCTCCACTTCGAGCTGTGGCGTGACGGCCAGCCCATGGACCCGCTGGAGGCGCTGGGTGACGCGGAGCCGCCTCCGGAGCCCGTGCCGTCGGTAGCCCGTGGGCCCGTAAGCCGCTAG
- a CDS encoding response regulator receiver protein, producing MGAPVLLVHDDIANIAAVRRLLTREGYEVILATSAADALIAYGHHLPVLLVLAPGVESGRGHLVLEELLQHPDGKSARVLLLGESIPGFSAPVAQLPLEGAAFVELVDSLVKAPADADAWHVVENRELPPSGGGVSAATGVESESWHATPPPSVAGDPALANALFGDLAPLHQTDWELAAMTDAERSAHEAAQQRERQSTRDLDTAMERAHLEVEAQAMASIDSALAPDAADGWGEPSQGQDWGSAVDAETAAEVPGDDAQGASVGLEGEDAAPAEDAPPVGQLAWTEEAVSQPSMRTAALAPRLGDEGFFDVDTPEGPTGDALSAAEAELAAMRGGPSFDSVSAEGSPWTELPPDPEMAHAGRVGPRGDGAGDVPGEAPSTEPEPEQAVDAEPQSPSSETEDTWGTEAALGEPAGTPEPEQAAEEPDAAAVSASNWELLEAELQSASAQSQDDEAPQASGVGDDWFDGESTETPKEEPRSIGEDWFDSDAEASSPAPEAPPVAETPAPGAGGFAVPALMAQWQAQQEEAERQLEEAHARVSAVTEALEREAALRRELAQQVQGLQERLAAEEEEHSRESLLRAEAEAELEGLRQRESPSSMDAATRAALARDAQETGDLSALREELEAQVRLREEAETLTAEVEAQVRQFEDACAEAELRAIDAEARAEAETQAREAAELRAAASTQALQALEARLESEAAGRVVSEARAESESKARQAAESRVESAEDLTSVSEARIDAEARAREAAEARADVEAQARLEADTRARSLSRALEEAETRAELAARAQAEAEARAELAARALAEAEAQSELVARALADAEARVQAEVGADARVESVATALAEAEARAEIESTARVDAEARLASAEAARAEASARSEIEATARAEADARVESVATALAEADARAEIESAARVDAEARLESIATARAEAEARAEIEATARVEAEARAEAEALARQAADARADAEARAREEVEARVTSESDARTGQEAEARANEEARAKKAEARAQQEAERRANAEAQANSEAAARTEAEARAEQEAAARLEAEARAERATAALKDAEARAETAAAALKDAEARAESASAALHEAEARTESAVAAQQAAEARVESTVAALQAAEARAEAAAVARQAAEAQTEIEAVARREAEARAEIEAEARAAAETRAEAEVAARSEIEARAEREAKLRAAIEVRAESEASSRTDADTRASREAEARAEAEARAEHEATLRAEAEVLAKAETQARAEAEAQATAEAERRAEAEARAEREAQARAEAEARAEREAQARAEAEARAEQEAQQRAEAEAQARREGESLAAEKARARTEEEHRVTQAEAESQARAEAEARADAEAKRRAEAEARVQQSAQAEAEATARAKAEGRHRTALEVRLDAEAKQRTTLESRLEEESRARNQSESRLLAENARISEELAALRLEHQQSRENLAKEREARESLEQALETLRTESAEQRARSERERLELEERALRDAEEAAAQARASMLPLEAPPGRPELAVARSGSVTQDGLTKLVLRLCEARMEMRLELKVMNALRVLWLRDGALVGAVSSAQGESLVDRARADGLIDARQEGELRLVRSATTAALLDALRGRGYLRESEAVPLVQRYTEQVFLDALAEPSTLYRLVPEPAPHEVALAAATRPPLHLLAEALRNTLTSESLLEAAGSLRARVTRGDIHLAPDDFGLPSRDLQLLSQVDGEHTLEALLLGAGLPQDSALKSLAVARTLGLVSLAPATDEDAGDLPPELDVRRLESKFEEIQDADYFTVLGLARSAGGEEVKRAYELLAAEFHPLRFAGHPDPALQHRAQQIRTVLAEAAQALGDDRLRAEYARSLLD from the coding sequence ATGGGCGCACCGGTCCTTCTCGTCCACGACGACATCGCCAATATCGCCGCCGTGCGGCGCCTGCTCACGCGTGAAGGGTACGAGGTCATCCTCGCCACCTCCGCCGCGGATGCCCTCATTGCGTACGGGCACCACCTGCCCGTGCTGCTCGTGCTCGCGCCCGGCGTGGAGAGTGGCCGGGGCCACCTCGTGCTGGAGGAGTTGCTCCAGCACCCGGATGGCAAGTCGGCCCGGGTGTTGCTCCTGGGCGAGTCCATCCCCGGCTTCAGCGCCCCCGTGGCCCAGCTGCCCCTGGAAGGGGCGGCCTTCGTCGAACTGGTGGATTCGCTGGTCAAGGCCCCCGCGGATGCGGACGCCTGGCACGTGGTGGAGAACCGGGAGCTGCCTCCGTCTGGTGGTGGTGTCTCGGCGGCCACGGGTGTGGAGTCGGAGTCCTGGCACGCAACCCCGCCGCCCTCGGTGGCGGGCGACCCCGCGCTGGCGAATGCGCTCTTCGGGGACCTGGCGCCGCTGCACCAGACGGACTGGGAGCTGGCGGCCATGACGGACGCGGAGCGCTCCGCCCACGAGGCGGCGCAGCAACGCGAGCGTCAGAGCACGCGCGACTTGGACACCGCCATGGAGCGGGCGCACCTGGAGGTGGAAGCCCAGGCGATGGCCTCCATCGACTCGGCACTTGCTCCGGACGCGGCGGATGGGTGGGGCGAGCCTTCGCAGGGGCAGGACTGGGGCTCGGCGGTGGACGCTGAGACGGCCGCCGAGGTGCCCGGAGACGACGCGCAGGGAGCGTCCGTGGGGCTTGAGGGAGAGGACGCCGCGCCGGCTGAGGATGCGCCGCCGGTGGGACAGCTGGCATGGACGGAGGAGGCTGTTTCTCAGCCTTCGATGCGCACGGCGGCCCTGGCGCCTCGGTTGGGCGATGAGGGGTTCTTCGACGTCGACACGCCGGAGGGCCCGACGGGAGACGCCCTCTCCGCGGCGGAGGCGGAGCTGGCCGCCATGCGTGGGGGGCCTTCTTTCGACTCCGTGAGCGCGGAGGGCTCGCCCTGGACGGAGCTGCCTCCGGACCCCGAGATGGCGCACGCTGGGCGTGTGGGCCCGAGGGGGGATGGGGCGGGCGATGTACCCGGTGAGGCGCCGTCCACGGAGCCCGAGCCCGAGCAGGCGGTGGACGCCGAGCCGCAATCGCCGTCATCGGAGACGGAAGACACGTGGGGCACGGAGGCGGCGCTCGGTGAGCCCGCGGGCACGCCGGAGCCGGAACAGGCCGCTGAGGAGCCGGACGCGGCGGCGGTCTCCGCGTCCAACTGGGAGTTGCTGGAGGCGGAGCTGCAATCCGCGTCAGCCCAGTCCCAGGATGACGAGGCGCCGCAGGCGTCGGGCGTGGGGGATGACTGGTTCGACGGGGAGTCCACCGAGACGCCGAAGGAGGAGCCTCGCAGCATCGGGGAGGATTGGTTCGACTCGGATGCGGAGGCGTCGAGCCCCGCGCCAGAGGCGCCGCCCGTCGCCGAGACGCCCGCCCCGGGCGCCGGTGGTTTCGCGGTCCCCGCGCTGATGGCGCAGTGGCAGGCTCAGCAGGAGGAGGCGGAGCGCCAGCTCGAGGAAGCTCACGCGCGTGTGAGCGCCGTCACCGAGGCGCTGGAGCGGGAAGCCGCGCTGCGCCGCGAACTCGCGCAGCAGGTCCAGGGGCTCCAGGAGCGGCTCGCGGCGGAAGAAGAGGAGCACTCGCGGGAGTCCTTGCTGCGGGCGGAAGCCGAGGCGGAGCTGGAAGGGCTCCGTCAGCGGGAGTCGCCTTCGTCCATGGACGCCGCCACAAGGGCGGCCCTGGCGCGCGACGCGCAGGAGACTGGCGACCTGTCGGCGCTGCGCGAGGAGCTGGAAGCGCAAGTCCGGCTCCGTGAGGAAGCGGAGACGCTCACCGCCGAGGTCGAGGCCCAGGTCCGCCAGTTCGAGGATGCCTGCGCGGAGGCGGAGCTGCGGGCCATCGACGCGGAGGCCCGCGCGGAGGCCGAGACGCAGGCCCGTGAGGCAGCGGAGCTTCGCGCAGCGGCGAGCACGCAGGCGTTGCAGGCGCTCGAAGCGCGCCTGGAGTCAGAGGCCGCGGGGCGTGTCGTTTCGGAGGCCCGCGCCGAGTCGGAGTCCAAGGCCCGTCAGGCCGCGGAGAGCCGGGTCGAGTCCGCCGAGGACCTGACCTCGGTGTCGGAAGCGCGTATCGACGCGGAAGCCCGTGCCCGCGAGGCCGCGGAGGCCCGTGCTGATGTGGAAGCACAGGCCCGGCTCGAAGCGGATACGCGTGCGCGGAGCCTGTCGCGAGCCCTTGAGGAAGCAGAGACGCGTGCGGAGCTGGCGGCGCGTGCACAGGCGGAGGCCGAGGCGCGCGCGGAGCTGGCTGCGCGTGCGTTGGCGGAAGCGGAAGCCCAATCGGAACTGGTTGCTCGGGCCCTGGCGGACGCCGAGGCGCGTGTGCAGGCGGAAGTCGGTGCGGACGCCCGTGTGGAGTCCGTGGCCACTGCGCTAGCCGAAGCGGAGGCCCGAGCGGAGATTGAATCCACGGCCCGCGTGGATGCCGAAGCACGGCTTGCGTCCGCGGAGGCAGCGCGTGCCGAAGCCTCGGCGCGGTCGGAGATTGAGGCCACGGCGCGCGCCGAGGCCGACGCCCGGGTTGAATCGGTCGCGACGGCCCTGGCTGAGGCGGATGCGCGGGCAGAGATTGAGTCCGCGGCCCGTGTGGATGCTGAGGCGCGTCTGGAGTCCATTGCCACGGCGCGTGCGGAGGCAGAGGCGCGAGCCGAGATTGAGGCAACGGCGCGAGTGGAAGCTGAGGCGCGTGCTGAAGCCGAGGCGCTGGCTCGCCAGGCGGCGGATGCCCGAGCCGACGCCGAGGCACGCGCACGTGAGGAAGTGGAAGCCCGCGTCACCTCCGAGTCTGATGCGCGCACCGGACAGGAAGCGGAGGCCCGTGCGAACGAGGAGGCTCGCGCGAAGAAGGCGGAAGCCCGGGCTCAGCAAGAAGCGGAGCGACGTGCAAACGCGGAGGCCCAGGCTAACAGCGAGGCTGCGGCCCGGACGGAGGCCGAAGCCCGTGCGGAGCAAGAAGCCGCTGCACGACTTGAGGCCGAAGCCCGCGCTGAGCGAGCGACAGCTGCGCTGAAAGACGCCGAGGCCCGAGCCGAGACTGCGGCAGCCGCACTGAAGGACGCCGAGGCCCGAGCCGAGAGCGCATCGGCCGCGTTGCATGAAGCGGAGGCCCGAACCGAGAGTGCTGTCGCTGCGCAGCAAGCGGCCGAAGCCCGAGTTGAGAGCACAGTAGCCGCATTGCAAGCCGCGGAGGCCCGCGCCGAGGCAGCGGCGGTCGCAAGACAAGCCGCGGAGGCCCAAACCGAAATTGAGGCCGTCGCGCGACGCGAAGCCGAAGCCCGCGCGGAAATCGAGGCCGAGGCCCGAGCCGCAGCCGAGACCCGAGCAGAAGCCGAGGTGGCCGCACGGTCCGAAATCGAGGCCCGCGCCGAGCGCGAGGCGAAGCTGCGTGCGGCAATCGAGGTCCGTGCGGAAAGCGAGGCGTCCTCGCGAACCGATGCGGACACGCGTGCTTCCCGTGAGGCCGAGGCTCGAGCAGAAGCCGAGGCACGTGCCGAGCACGAAGCCACGTTGCGCGCCGAAGCCGAGGTGCTAGCGAAGGCGGAGACCCAGGCACGCGCGGAGGCTGAAGCCCAGGCCACCGCGGAGGCGGAGCGGCGCGCGGAAGCCGAAGCCCGTGCCGAACGTGAAGCGCAGGCCCGTGCCGAAGCCGAAGCCCGCGCCGAACGCGAAGCGCAGGCCCGTGCCGAAGCGGAAGCTCGCGCCGAGCAGGAGGCCCAGCAGCGCGCCGAAGCGGAAGCACAGGCCAGGCGAGAAGGAGAGTCCCTCGCCGCCGAGAAGGCACGCGCCCGAACGGAAGAAGAACACCGCGTCACCCAGGCCGAAGCCGAGTCCCAGGCCCGTGCCGAAGCGGAAGCCCGCGCCGATGCCGAGGCGAAGCGCCGTGCCGAGGCCGAAGCCCGCGTCCAGCAGTCCGCCCAGGCCGAAGCCGAAGCGACCGCCCGTGCGAAGGCCGAAGGCCGCCACCGAACGGCCCTCGAAGTCCGCCTGGACGCGGAGGCAAAGCAGCGCACGACGCTGGAATCCAGGCTCGAAGAAGAGTCCCGTGCCCGCAACCAATCCGAGTCCCGGCTCCTCGCGGAGAACGCCAGAATCTCCGAGGAACTCGCCGCGCTCCGCCTCGAGCACCAGCAGTCCCGAGAGAACCTGGCGAAGGAGCGCGAAGCACGCGAGTCCCTCGAGCAAGCCTTGGAGACACTGCGCACCGAGTCCGCCGAACAGCGGGCCCGCTCCGAGCGCGAGCGCCTGGAACTGGAGGAGCGCGCGCTCCGAGACGCGGAGGAGGCCGCCGCACAGGCCCGAGCATCCATGCTTCCCCTGGAAGCACCTCCCGGCAGACCCGAGCTGGCCGTGGCCCGCAGTGGCAGCGTCACCCAGGATGGCCTGACGAAGCTGGTGCTCCGGCTCTGCGAGGCCCGCATGGAGATGCGGCTGGAGCTGAAGGTGATGAACGCCCTGCGCGTCCTCTGGCTGCGGGATGGAGCGCTCGTGGGAGCCGTCTCCTCCGCGCAGGGGGAGTCGTTGGTCGACCGGGCCCGCGCGGACGGACTCATCGACGCGCGACAGGAAGGGGAGCTGCGGCTGGTGCGCAGCGCCACCACGGCCGCGCTGCTGGACGCGCTGCGGGGCCGGGGCTACCTGCGGGAATCCGAAGCCGTGCCCCTGGTCCAGCGCTACACCGAGCAGGTCTTCCTGGACGCGCTGGCGGAGCCCTCGACGCTCTACCGCCTGGTGCCGGAGCCAGCGCCGCACGAGGTGGCGCTCGCCGCCGCCACGCGTCCGCCGCTGCACCTGTTGGCCGAGGCACTGCGCAACACCCTCACCTCCGAATCCCTGCTGGAGGCCGCCGGAAGCCTGCGCGCGCGCGTCACTCGCGGCGACATCCACCTGGCCCCGGATGACTTCGGCCTGCCTTCGCGGGACCTCCAGCTCCTGTCCCAGGTGGATGGAGAGCACACGCTGGAGGCGCTGCTCCTGGGGGCGGGGCTGCCGCAGGACTCGGCCTTGAAGTCGCTCGCGGTGGCGCGGACGCTGGGGCTCGTCTCGCTGGCGCCCGCCACGGACGAAGACGCCGGGGACCTGCCGCCGGAGCTGGACGTCCGGCGCCTGGAATCCAAGTTCGAGGAGATCCAGGACGCGGACTACTTCACGGTGCTGGGGCTGGCCCGCTCGGCGGGGGGCGAGGAGGTCAAACGCGCCTACGAGCTGCTGGCCGCCGAGTTCCACCCGCTGCGCTTCGCGGGGCACCCCGACCCGGCGCTCCAGCACCGCGCGCAGCAGATTCGCACCGTGCTCGCCGAGGCCGCTCAGGCCCTGGGAGACGACCGGCTGCGCGCGGAGTACGCCCGAAGCCTGCTCGACTGA
- the ltaE gene encoding low-specificity L-threonine aldolase, with protein sequence MKRIDFRSDTVTQPTAAMRRAIAEAEVGDDVYGEDPTVLRLEALVAERLGLEAAVFVPSGTQANQLAIGAHCRAGDEVLTEAGSHILHYEGGAVPALWGVQPQPLPGQRGLLSPEDVSAAVREDNIHNPRTRLLSLENTHNRGGGSVWPVERFRAVVEAARKAGLAVHLDGARLFNAGVALGVPVSAWAALTDTTSVCFSKGLGAPVGSALAGRADVIREARRLRKRLGGGMRQAGILAAAALHALEHHVERLADDHANARRLAAGLAELPGVKVDTSRVETNMVFAEFSRSALEMVAQLEQHGVLTNPAGAPRTLRLVTHLDVSAADIDEALQRIRRAVG encoded by the coding sequence ATGAAGCGCATCGACTTCCGTTCCGACACCGTCACCCAGCCCACGGCCGCCATGCGGCGCGCCATCGCCGAAGCGGAAGTGGGGGATGACGTCTATGGCGAAGACCCCACCGTGCTCCGTCTGGAGGCACTGGTGGCCGAGCGGCTCGGCTTGGAGGCCGCCGTCTTCGTGCCCTCGGGTACGCAGGCCAACCAGCTGGCCATCGGCGCGCATTGCCGGGCGGGCGACGAGGTGCTCACCGAAGCAGGCAGCCACATCCTCCACTACGAAGGAGGCGCGGTGCCCGCCTTGTGGGGCGTGCAGCCGCAGCCGCTGCCAGGACAGCGCGGTCTGCTGTCGCCGGAGGACGTGAGCGCGGCCGTGCGCGAGGACAACATCCACAACCCGCGCACGCGCCTGCTGTCGCTGGAGAACACGCACAACCGGGGGGGTGGTTCGGTATGGCCGGTGGAGCGCTTCCGAGCCGTCGTGGAAGCGGCGCGCAAGGCGGGGCTGGCCGTCCACCTGGATGGCGCCAGGCTCTTCAACGCCGGTGTCGCCCTGGGCGTGCCGGTGTCCGCCTGGGCCGCGCTGACGGACACGACGTCCGTGTGTTTCTCGAAGGGCCTGGGCGCTCCGGTGGGCTCGGCCCTGGCGGGGCGCGCGGACGTCATTCGCGAGGCGCGCCGGCTGCGCAAGCGGCTGGGCGGTGGCATGCGGCAGGCAGGCATCCTGGCGGCGGCCGCGCTGCATGCACTGGAGCACCATGTGGAGCGGCTGGCGGACGACCATGCGAACGCCCGCAGGCTGGCCGCAGGGCTGGCGGAGCTGCCTGGCGTGAAGGTGGACACTTCGCGGGTGGAGACCAACATGGTCTTCGCGGAGTTCTCCCGGTCCGCTCTGGAGATGGTGGCGCAACTGGAGCAGCACGGGGTCTTGACGAACCCCGCGGGCGCTCCGCGGACGCTGCGCCTCGTCACCCACCTGGATGTGTCCGCTGCCGACATCGACGAAGCCCTGCAGCGCATCCGCCGCGCCGTGGGCTGA
- the nth gene encoding endonuclease III, protein MPGRETVAEKRKRALLVMDRLAADMPDARIELDYRTPLELLVAVILSAQCTDKRVNMVTPALFQRFSDAQAYAEAEPSDVEPFIRTCGLYRAKAKNIVAAARSLVQEHAGQIPLQRDALEKLPGVGRKTAGVVCIHLGGDAAFPVDTHVKRLAFRLGFTTKADPDKVEADMQVVLPSERWTLGHQLLVWHGRRTCFARSPACERCVVADLCPKKGVKVQKDAGATETPARSPRARAKS, encoded by the coding sequence GTGCCTGGACGTGAGACGGTCGCGGAGAAGCGAAAGCGCGCGTTGCTGGTGATGGACCGCCTGGCCGCGGACATGCCGGATGCCCGCATCGAGCTGGACTACCGGACGCCCCTGGAATTGCTGGTGGCCGTCATCCTCTCCGCGCAGTGCACGGACAAGCGCGTCAACATGGTGACGCCTGCCCTCTTCCAGCGCTTCTCCGACGCCCAGGCCTATGCGGAAGCAGAACCGTCGGACGTGGAGCCCTTCATCCGCACCTGCGGCCTGTACCGCGCCAAGGCGAAGAACATCGTCGCGGCCGCCCGGTCGCTGGTGCAGGAGCACGCCGGGCAGATTCCCTTGCAGCGGGACGCGCTGGAGAAGCTGCCAGGCGTGGGCCGCAAGACAGCGGGCGTGGTGTGCATCCACCTGGGAGGCGACGCGGCCTTCCCCGTGGATACGCACGTGAAGCGGCTCGCCTTCCGGCTCGGGTTCACCACGAAGGCGGACCCGGACAAGGTGGAAGCCGACATGCAGGTCGTGCTGCCGTCGGAGCGGTGGACCCTGGGCCACCAGCTCCTGGTGTGGCACGGGCGGCGGACCTGCTTTGCCCGCTCGCCCGCGTGTGAGCGCTGCGTCGTCGCGGACCTGTGCCCGAAGAAGGGCGTGAAGGTCCAGAAGGACGCGGGCGCTACGGAGACGCCGGCGCGCTCGCCTCGCGCTCGCGCGAAGTCTTGA